The Candidatus Phaeomarinobacter ectocarpi genome includes a region encoding these proteins:
- a CDS encoding glutathione S-transferase family protein yields MSDKIIFHQYEISPFSEKVRIIFGIKGIEWHAVDQPVIMPKPDLVCLTGGYRKIPVMQIGADIYCDSQIIVRELERRFPTTALPDGNGLGAALGFWTDREVFQANVAITFGSIGEHVDESFKKDREALSGRSFNTDEMKQAVPIMLEQMRAHLAMLESQLADGRKFLLGDKPGLTDASAYYNIWFARAANPDGGDLFDSFKAVQAWELRVRNIGHGTRHEMSTEDAIAIAKDATSTAYEQEDPHEPNGLKPGMAVQVMADDYGRDPIAGTLVSSSASQIAIRRSDDRVGEVVVHFPRAGFWVLPG; encoded by the coding sequence ATGTCCGACAAGATCATTTTCCATCAGTACGAAATCTCGCCCTTCTCTGAAAAAGTGCGGATCATCTTCGGCATCAAGGGCATTGAGTGGCACGCGGTTGACCAGCCCGTCATCATGCCCAAGCCGGACCTCGTGTGCCTGACCGGCGGCTACCGCAAGATCCCGGTGATGCAGATCGGTGCAGACATCTATTGCGACAGCCAGATCATCGTCCGCGAGCTGGAGCGCCGCTTCCCCACAACAGCCCTGCCGGACGGAAACGGACTGGGCGCGGCACTCGGCTTTTGGACAGACCGCGAAGTCTTCCAGGCCAATGTCGCCATCACCTTCGGCAGCATCGGTGAGCATGTGGATGAAAGCTTCAAGAAAGACCGCGAGGCGCTCTCAGGCCGTTCGTTCAATACGGACGAGATGAAACAGGCTGTTCCCATCATGCTCGAACAGATGCGCGCCCATCTGGCGATGCTGGAAAGCCAGCTTGCGGATGGACGCAAGTTTCTGCTCGGCGACAAGCCCGGCCTTACGGATGCCTCCGCCTACTACAACATCTGGTTTGCCCGCGCTGCCAACCCGGATGGCGGCGATCTGTTTGACAGTTTCAAGGCCGTGCAGGCGTGGGAACTGCGCGTGCGCAATATCGGCCACGGCACCCGCCACGAAATGAGCACTGAAGACGCCATTGCCATCGCGAAGGACGCCACCAGCACAGCCTACGAGCAGGAAGACCCCCACGAGCCAAACGGCCTCAAGCCCGGCATGGCCGTGCAGGTCATGGCCGACGACTATGGCCGCGACCCGATAGCAGGCACGCTCGTCTCCTCAAGCGCCAGCCAAATCGCCATCAGGCGCAGCGACGACCGCGTCGGCGAAGTCGTCGTCCACTTCCCACGGGCGGGCTTCTGGGTTCTGCCGGGCTAA
- a CDS encoding DM13 domain-containing protein produces MLRWIILAGTHGGALAVGFALGIYLLPILTAPEGPGETVLAESAKSAVYEAEFTRELAGSDFLHWGEGTVSITPTQVVHTGALAPGPDYQLYLASEFVEDEAGFERIKASAKRIGSVKTFDGFLVDVPEGVNVADYSTVIVWCESFGEFITAAEYQ; encoded by the coding sequence ATGCTTCGTTGGATCATTCTTGCCGGAACACATGGCGGCGCGCTCGCCGTTGGTTTTGCTCTTGGTATCTATCTGCTGCCCATTCTCACCGCGCCTGAGGGGCCGGGCGAAACCGTTCTGGCTGAAAGCGCCAAGTCGGCGGTGTATGAAGCTGAGTTCACCCGCGAGCTGGCGGGCAGCGACTTCCTGCATTGGGGCGAAGGCACCGTCAGCATCACGCCGACACAGGTGGTGCACACAGGTGCGCTTGCTCCGGGACCGGACTATCAGCTGTATCTGGCCTCCGAATTCGTCGAGGATGAAGCAGGCTTTGAACGCATCAAGGCCTCTGCCAAGCGCATTGGCAGCGTGAAGACCTTTGACGGGTTTCTGGTGGATGTGCCCGAAGGTGTGAATGTCGCCGACTACTCCACCGTCATCGTGTGGTGCGAGAGCTTTGGCGAATTCATCACGGCTGCAGAGTATCAGTAG
- a CDS encoding zinc-binding dehydrogenase has translation MKAAIFHEAGKPLTIGEVASPDPGPHELVLKVQACGICGSDLHCTEHGPFVLPGNTVMGHEFSGEVVGLGTQIAGRFAEGDRVTALPIIVPPIPPAGQEDIEPWLRSDVQTIGLGVVPGAYAEYVRVGVTQTKKLPEAVSYEMGALVEPLAVGLHAVNRAEMRSGDNVLVLGAGPIGLASIAFAQRMGAANVIVSEMTDQRRALAESVGATGTIDAKGNVLEQFAELTGAMMPDVVIEAVGIPGMVQQAIDFVKPKGRVVVVGVCQQQDQMMPMVAIMKEVGVQFVLGYEPRDWDTVLSFMANDRLKVEHLVTHRVGFDAFPDAFEALRTPSDQCKVMLKPA, from the coding sequence ATGAAAGCCGCCATTTTTCACGAGGCAGGCAAGCCGCTGACCATTGGTGAGGTGGCGTCGCCGGACCCCGGCCCGCATGAGCTGGTTTTGAAGGTTCAGGCCTGCGGCATTTGTGGTTCCGACCTTCACTGCACCGAGCATGGGCCGTTTGTGCTGCCCGGCAACACGGTGATGGGGCACGAGTTTTCAGGCGAGGTTGTGGGCCTTGGTACCCAGATCGCCGGGCGATTTGCCGAAGGTGACCGGGTAACGGCGCTGCCGATCATCGTGCCGCCGATCCCACCGGCAGGGCAGGAAGACATCGAACCGTGGTTGCGGTCTGATGTACAGACCATCGGCCTTGGTGTGGTGCCCGGCGCCTATGCCGAATATGTGCGGGTGGGCGTGACCCAGACCAAGAAACTGCCGGAAGCCGTCTCCTATGAAATGGGTGCGCTTGTGGAACCGCTGGCCGTTGGCCTGCATGCGGTGAACAGGGCTGAGATGCGCTCGGGCGACAATGTGCTGGTGCTGGGTGCGGGGCCCATTGGCCTGGCGAGCATTGCCTTTGCCCAGCGCATGGGTGCGGCCAATGTCATTGTCAGTGAGATGACGGACCAGCGCCGGGCTTTGGCTGAAAGCGTGGGTGCCACGGGCACCATTGATGCCAAGGGCAATGTGCTGGAGCAGTTCGCCGAACTTACCGGCGCCATGATGCCTGACGTAGTGATCGAAGCTGTGGGCATTCCCGGCATGGTTCAGCAGGCGATTGATTTTGTGAAACCAAAAGGCCGTGTGGTGGTGGTTGGCGTGTGCCAGCAGCAGGACCAGATGATGCCGATGGTGGCGATCATGAAAGAGGTTGGTGTGCAGTTCGTGCTCGGCTATGAGCCGCGCGACTGGGACACGGTGTTGTCCTTCATGGCCAATGACCGGCTCAAGGTTGAGCATCTGGTGACGCATCGGGTGGGATTTGACGCGTTTCCAGATGCATTTGAAGCGCTGCGCACACCCAGCGACCAGTGTAAGGTGATGCTGAAGCCCGCGTAG
- a CDS encoding TetR/AcrR family transcriptional regulator, whose protein sequence is MFDAAMQLFAERSFDAVRIEEICEAAGIAKATFFLHFASKAALIEQFNAQLVDRLQSDLAAAPDTANSAEQRLRLFVRLLVDEYEANAGVMRQMAREFVNQTDLVSAAESANREVVDVVENIIADGQASGEFAAINDPSLAATALISTWGAFTVRWSGPGTQVDIAKLHDDLLNLILGGLRPRTQ, encoded by the coding sequence ATCTTTGATGCAGCCATGCAGCTTTTTGCCGAGCGCAGCTTTGACGCCGTGCGCATCGAGGAAATCTGCGAGGCCGCCGGCATTGCCAAGGCGACGTTCTTTCTGCACTTCGCCAGTAAGGCAGCGCTCATTGAGCAGTTCAATGCCCAACTGGTGGATCGCCTGCAAAGCGACCTTGCCGCAGCACCTGACACAGCCAACAGCGCCGAGCAGCGCCTGCGCCTTTTCGTGCGTCTGCTGGTGGACGAATACGAAGCCAATGCGGGCGTCATGCGCCAGATGGCCCGTGAGTTCGTCAACCAGACCGATCTCGTGTCAGCTGCTGAAAGCGCCAACCGCGAAGTGGTGGATGTCGTCGAAAACATCATCGCCGATGGGCAGGCGTCCGGTGAGTTTGCCGCCATCAACGATCCGTCCCTAGCTGCCACCGCGCTTATTTCCACCTGGGGGGCTTTCACCGTTCGCTGGTCAGGCCCCGGCACCCAGGTCGATATCGCCAAACTGCACGATGATCTTCTGAACCTGATACTCGGCGGCCTCAGGCCCCGCACCCAATAA
- a CDS encoding LLM class flavin-dependent oxidoreductase: MAQAQSRKKRNGIFLAPFHPLDEDPTLCIQRDMELIEHLDRIGYDEAWIGEHHSAGYEIIASPEVFIAGVAERTSRIKLGTGVISLPYHHPLTTANRIIQLDHQTKGRIMFGAGPGLLPSDAMMLGIEVAKQRPRMVEALDVIMRLFNGETVTEETEWYKLEKARLQLTPYSSPHPEVAVASSVTPSGGKLAGKYGLGMLCVAATNEGGYDALGINWQVAQEVAKEHGRTMDPDCMRLVGPIHIAETKEKAMENVKFGFHKWSDYFNSINPMAAPNADKNKDPLDAMIESGQGIVGTPEDAIAQIKRLEEKMPGFGCFLQLAHNWADFDNTKKSYELWQRHVTPEIEKMNDARRESFGWATDNAEEFIGQAMSAAMTTIQQHYEDEEKKKSQTAAE; encoded by the coding sequence ATGGCCCAGGCCCAATCACGCAAGAAGCGCAACGGCATCTTTCTGGCCCCCTTCCACCCCCTGGATGAAGACCCCACGCTCTGCATCCAGCGCGATATGGAACTGATCGAACATCTCGATCGCATCGGCTATGACGAAGCCTGGATCGGCGAGCATCACTCAGCCGGCTATGAAATCATTGCCTCGCCGGAAGTGTTCATTGCGGGCGTCGCCGAACGCACCAGCCGCATCAAGCTGGGCACAGGCGTCATTTCGCTGCCCTATCACCACCCGCTGACCACGGCCAACCGCATCATCCAGCTCGACCATCAGACCAAGGGCCGCATCATGTTTGGCGCAGGCCCCGGCCTGCTGCCGTCCGACGCCATGATGCTGGGCATTGAGGTGGCCAAGCAGCGGCCGCGCATGGTGGAAGCGCTCGACGTGATCATGCGCCTGTTCAATGGCGAGACGGTCACCGAGGAAACCGAATGGTACAAGCTGGAAAAAGCCCGCCTGCAACTGACGCCTTACTCCAGCCCGCACCCTGAAGTCGCCGTGGCAAGTTCCGTGACACCATCCGGCGGCAAGCTCGCTGGCAAATACGGTTTGGGTATGCTGTGCGTCGCTGCCACCAATGAAGGCGGCTATGACGCTCTGGGCATCAACTGGCAAGTGGCGCAGGAAGTGGCCAAGGAACATGGCCGCACCATGGACCCGGACTGCATGCGCCTTGTCGGCCCGATCCACATCGCTGAAACAAAAGAAAAGGCGATGGAGAATGTGAAGTTCGGCTTCCACAAATGGTCCGACTACTTCAACTCCATCAACCCGATGGCTGCCCCCAACGCCGACAAGAACAAGGACCCGCTGGACGCCATGATTGAAAGCGGTCAGGGCATTGTCGGCACACCGGAAGATGCCATCGCCCAGATCAAGCGCCTGGAAGAAAAGATGCCAGGCTTTGGCTGCTTCCTGCAGCTGGCGCACAACTGGGCCGACTTCGACAACACCAAGAAGTCCTACGAGCTGTGGCAGCGTCACGTGACGCCGGAAATCGAAAAGATGAACGACGCTCGCCGCGAAAGCTTCGGCTGGGCCACTGACAATGCAGAGGAGTTCATCGGTCAGGCCATGTCAGCCGCCATGACCACCATCCAGCAGCATTACGAAGACGAAGAGAAAAAGAAGTCTCAGACGGCTGCTGAATAA
- a CDS encoding long-chain-acyl-CoA synthetase: protein MQPWSRRKPLQSLRLLRCLRPVLLDQKTVKPLYRRQRLGRTHVLNRIGKEVTYLRSAVRTLGRLKDIQKNPTRTWADIIENIAATKPNNIAIYGEDGSTMTYAQLNERANRYARWALASGARKGDAVALLMENKPEYIVAWLGIVKMGATAALINTNLTGMGLGHCLNISGADHCIVESSLADNFFGAKEHFDRDIKPWIEGGSVQGAEDLSSALDLYSAEPLPADTRKDLKQEDNALYIYTSGTTGLPKAAKITHFRLQTMAGGFSAAANATEKDRMYVVLPLYHSAGGVCAVGTTLTVGGSVIVKRKFSASQFWSDCAKYDATLIQYIGELCRYLLNSEEKPGENKHKVRMAVGNGLRPEIWEPFQKRFKIPHITEFYGATEGNIALMNYDGTVGSVGRIPGYAKNTFNVEIVKFDVENEEPVRGPDGLCVACQPGEVGEAIGKIVDDPSKPTGRFDGYADAKATEKKILRDVFEKGDKWFRSGDLLKQDKKGYFYFMDRIGDTFRWKGENVATSEVAEAISVFPGISEANVYGMAINGMDGRAGMVSMVVAGDLDWDKFKAHLDANLPAYSQPVFVRLQPEVEITGTFKHRKVDLVKEGFDPDTIEDPIYFFDPREKKYVHLTKPLYDEIQTGTLKL from the coding sequence GTGCAGCCTTGGTCACGGCGTAAACCCTTACAGTCTCTACGTCTTTTGCGCTGTTTGCGTCCGGTTCTGCTTGACCAGAAAACGGTGAAGCCTCTATATCGCAGGCAACGTCTTGGGAGGACACACGTGCTAAATCGAATTGGAAAAGAAGTCACCTATCTGCGTAGCGCCGTGCGCACGCTCGGCCGCCTGAAGGACATTCAGAAGAACCCGACGCGCACCTGGGCAGATATCATCGAAAATATCGCTGCCACAAAGCCGAACAACATCGCCATCTATGGCGAAGACGGCAGCACGATGACCTATGCGCAGCTCAATGAGCGCGCCAACCGCTATGCCCGCTGGGCGCTGGCGTCGGGTGCCCGCAAGGGTGATGCCGTGGCGCTGCTCATGGAAAACAAGCCCGAATACATCGTAGCCTGGCTTGGTATTGTGAAAATGGGCGCGACCGCTGCCCTGATCAACACAAACCTCACAGGCATGGGGCTTGGCCACTGCCTGAACATTTCAGGCGCTGATCACTGCATTGTTGAATCATCGCTGGCAGACAATTTCTTTGGCGCCAAAGAGCATTTTGACCGCGACATCAAGCCGTGGATTGAAGGCGGCTCTGTTCAGGGTGCTGAAGATCTGAGCTCTGCGCTTGATCTTTATTCTGCTGAGCCGCTTCCTGCGGATACCCGCAAGGATCTGAAGCAGGAAGACAACGCGCTTTACATCTACACCTCCGGCACGACGGGTCTGCCGAAGGCTGCGAAGATCACGCATTTCCGCTTGCAGACCATGGCCGGCGGCTTTTCCGCTGCGGCCAATGCGACTGAAAAAGACCGCATGTATGTGGTGCTGCCGCTCTATCACTCTGCGGGGGGCGTGTGTGCCGTGGGCACGACGCTTACCGTTGGTGGCTCCGTCATCGTGAAGCGCAAATTCTCTGCCAGCCAGTTCTGGTCTGACTGCGCCAAGTATGACGCGACACTGATCCAGTATATCGGTGAGCTGTGCCGCTACCTGCTGAACTCGGAAGAAAAGCCGGGCGAAAACAAGCACAAGGTTCGCATGGCGGTGGGCAATGGCCTGCGTCCGGAAATCTGGGAGCCGTTCCAGAAGCGGTTCAAGATTCCGCATATCACCGAGTTCTACGGTGCGACGGAAGGCAACATCGCGCTGATGAACTATGACGGCACGGTCGGCTCCGTGGGCCGAATTCCGGGCTATGCCAAGAACACCTTCAATGTGGAAATCGTGAAGTTCGACGTTGAGAACGAAGAACCTGTGCGTGGACCTGATGGTCTGTGTGTTGCCTGCCAGCCAGGTGAGGTGGGCGAGGCCATCGGCAAGATTGTTGATGACCCGTCCAAGCCGACAGGTCGGTTTGACGGCTATGCGGATGCCAAGGCGACGGAAAAGAAGATCCTTCGCGACGTGTTCGAGAAGGGCGACAAGTGGTTCCGGTCCGGCGACCTGCTGAAGCAGGACAAGAAGGGCTACTTCTACTTCATGGACCGGATCGGTGACACGTTCCGCTGGAAGGGCGAAAACGTGGCGACATCCGAAGTGGCTGAAGCCATTTCCGTGTTCCCGGGTATTTCCGAAGCCAATGTGTATGGCATGGCGATCAACGGTATGGACGGCCGTGCGGGCATGGTGTCCATGGTGGTTGCTGGCGACCTGGACTGGGACAAGTTCAAGGCGCATCTGGATGCCAACCTTCCTGCCTACTCGCAGCCGGTCTTTGTGCGGCTGCAGCCTGAGGTGGAGATCACCGGCACGTTCAAGCACCGCAAGGTGGATCTCGTGAAGGAAGGTTTTGATCCCGATACAATCGAAGACCCGATCTACTTCTTCGATCCGCGCGAGAAGAAATATGTGCATCTGACCAAGCCGCTTTACGACGAAATCCAGACGGGCACGCTGAAGCTCTAG
- a CDS encoding sulfurtransferase TusA family protein, which yields MTKAAQGEIDAIGLLCPLPVLKLQKALRALKPGQQVTLLATDPASRIDVPHFCAQAGHRVIETRQDNETLIYLVECGAAPTAEKDA from the coding sequence GTGACCAAGGCTGCACAGGGTGAAATTGATGCAATCGGCCTGCTTTGCCCCCTGCCGGTGCTGAAGCTGCAAAAGGCCCTGCGCGCCCTGAAGCCCGGCCAGCAGGTGACCTTGCTGGCCACAGACCCCGCCTCCCGCATCGACGTCCCGCATTTTTGCGCACAGGCCGGTCATCGGGTCATCGAGACCAGACAGGACAATGAAACACTTATCTACCTGGTGGAATGCGGCGCGGCACCCACGGCCGAAAAAGACGCCTAG
- a CDS encoding GNAT family N-acetyltransferase yields MSSSAAKPAPASSVSREQESPGQSQIYPTLALPMRSRRLVIRDFVPGDLGALHAYSERREVTKHLLWGPNSVEQSRATLAEFMTQQGANPRLRYDLALGLPGGKAIGAVSIHLDDIRLGNAEIGYVLHSDYWGGGFAFEAVQALTAHIFEHWPLNRVWARCLESNKASRRLLERLGMRHEGTLLRAERIEGEWHNVLMYALLADEWLAGDR; encoded by the coding sequence ATGAGTTCTTCCGCCGCCAAACCTGCGCCTGCATCGTCTGTTTCCCGTGAACAGGAATCACCCGGGCAATCGCAGATCTATCCCACGCTGGCGCTGCCCATGCGCAGCCGGCGGCTGGTCATTCGCGATTTTGTGCCCGGCGATCTGGGCGCCCTGCATGCCTATTCAGAACGCCGGGAGGTCACCAAGCATCTGCTGTGGGGCCCCAATTCGGTGGAACAGTCCCGCGCGACGCTGGCGGAGTTCATGACCCAGCAGGGTGCAAACCCGCGCCTGCGGTACGATCTGGCGCTGGGTCTGCCGGGCGGCAAGGCAATTGGGGCGGTGTCCATTCATCTTGATGACATCCGGCTGGGCAATGCTGAAATCGGCTATGTGCTGCATTCAGACTACTGGGGCGGTGGATTTGCGTTTGAAGCAGTGCAGGCTTTGACCGCGCACATTTTTGAGCACTGGCCGCTCAACCGGGTGTGGGCACGCTGCCTTGAAAGCAACAAGGCGTCCCGGCGGCTGCTGGAGCGGCTGGGGATGCGTCACGAAGGTACGTTGTTGCGGGCGGAACGCATTGAAGGCGAGTGGCACAACGTCTTGATGTATGCGCTGCTGGCGGATGAATGGCTGGCGGGAGACCGCTAG
- a CDS encoding TetR/AcrR family transcriptional regulator encodes MASETKTQTAPRRVRRTGEEARRLILDAAEKRLASNGPEGIRLQDIAKDVGISHPAILHHFQSREGLVAALVERTMRHLREALFGVIEKGQSGPVDTGAMMDEVFATLSDKGHARLLAWLTLTGRVDAEPEGAEKGSGTQMLSELTALVHEASVKQAEAAGRPGPQIEDTRFYMLLAAITAFGEAIVGRQMYAAAGLGDDPKAATQFRERLKTLLNPGY; translated from the coding sequence ATGGCCAGCGAGACAAAGACACAAACAGCCCCCCGGCGGGTCAGGCGCACGGGCGAAGAAGCCCGACGACTGATTCTCGACGCGGCTGAAAAGCGTCTCGCCTCCAATGGCCCTGAAGGCATCCGTCTGCAGGATATCGCCAAGGATGTGGGCATTTCCCACCCGGCCATCCTGCACCACTTCCAAAGCCGCGAAGGTCTGGTGGCAGCGCTGGTTGAGCGCACCATGCGCCATCTGCGCGAGGCCTTGTTCGGGGTGATTGAAAAAGGTCAGTCCGGCCCGGTTGATACCGGCGCCATGATGGATGAGGTCTTTGCCACCCTGTCAGACAAGGGCCATGCCCGCCTGCTGGCGTGGCTGACCCTGACGGGCCGCGTTGACGCGGAGCCTGAAGGTGCGGAAAAAGGCAGCGGCACCCAGATGCTCAGTGAACTGACGGCCCTGGTGCATGAAGCCAGCGTCAAGCAGGCCGAAGCCGCAGGACGCCCGGGACCGCAGATTGAAGATACGCGGTTCTATATGCTGCTGGCGGCTATCACCGCCTTTGGCGAGGCCATCGTCGGCAGGCAGATGTATGCCGCCGCAGGTCTGGGTGACGACCCTAAGGCCGCCACCCAGTTTCGCGAACGCCTGAAGACGCTGCTAAATCCTGGCTATTAG
- a CDS encoding fused DSP-PTPase phosphatase/NAD kinase-like protein: MAIDRTADNLSTFGKRFRTYMDMIFVDHGFVRLLIAKASPITQRAWRSGQPWPYQVKQAKERGIKTILNLRGARNCGSYVLEREACEKYGITLIDMPLESRGAPQVDRLNRAREIFSTIEYPVLMHCKSGADRAGIGSALYQMLKEGQTVTEAKSQLSLRYGHVRQAKTGVLDAFLEEYEARNAREPIDFMTWVNTEYDREGLNGKFQHMKSMDILVDFILRRE; the protein is encoded by the coding sequence ATGGCCATCGATCGCACAGCGGACAATCTGTCGACCTTCGGCAAGCGCTTTCGCACCTATATGGACATGATCTTTGTGGATCATGGGTTCGTCCGCCTGTTGATTGCCAAGGCGTCGCCCATCACCCAGCGCGCCTGGCGCTCCGGCCAGCCCTGGCCCTACCAGGTGAAGCAGGCCAAAGAGCGCGGCATCAAGACCATTCTTAATCTGCGCGGCGCCCGCAACTGCGGCTCCTATGTGCTGGAGCGCGAGGCGTGTGAAAAATACGGCATCACCCTGATTGATATGCCACTGGAAAGTCGCGGCGCCCCACAGGTCGATCGTCTCAACCGCGCCCGGGAAATTTTTAGCACCATCGAGTACCCGGTCCTCATGCACTGCAAGTCAGGCGCGGACCGCGCCGGCATCGGGTCAGCGCTCTATCAGATGCTGAAGGAAGGCCAGACAGTGACTGAGGCCAAGAGCCAGCTCTCCCTGCGCTACGGCCATGTCCGCCAGGCCAAGACCGGCGTGCTGGATGCATTCTTGGAAGAGTACGAAGCCCGCAACGCCCGTGAGCCCATCGATTTCATGACATGGGTGAACACGGAATATGACCGCGAAGGCCTCAACGGAAAGTTCCAGCACATGAAATCGATGGATATCCTCGTCGACTTCATCCTGCGCCGCGAGTAG